In Providencia zhijiangensis, a single window of DNA contains:
- the purL gene encoding phosphoribosylformylglycinamidine synthase, whose product MEILRGSPALSAFRITRLLALFAEKQLPVTDIYAEYMHFAELSAPLSGSEQGKLSSLLKYGPSLAEHEPFGKLILVTPRPGTISPWSSKATDIAHNCGLTQVKRIERGVAYYIQADSLTSEQWDLVISLLHDRMMETVFASFEQAEALFVQQQPAPMKVIDIIAGGRQALDTANKEMGLALADDEIDYLLEAFTGLKRNPTDVELYMFAQANSEHCRHKIFNADWIIDGETQPKSLFKMIKNTFEKTPDHVLSAYKDNAAVMEGSSVGRFFPEPDGRTYRYHQEDAHILMKVETHNHPTAISPWPGAATGSGGEIRDEGATGRGAKPKAGLVGFSVSNLRIPGFEQPWEEDFGKPERIVTALDIMTEGPLGGAAFNNEFGRPALLGYFRTYEEKVNSHNGEELRGYHKPIMLAGGIGNIRADHVQKGEITVGAKLIVLGGPSMNIGLGGGAASSMTSGQSAADLDFASVQRDNAEMERRCQEVIDKCWQLGDKNPILFIHDVGAGGLSNAMPELVSDGGRGGRFELRKILNDEPGMSPLEVWCNESQERYVMAVAPEQLALFTEICERERAPFAVIGEATEERHLTLNDEHFDNQPIDMPLDVLLGKTPKMLRDVTTLKAEPESLDRTAIDLTEAVKRVLHLPAVAEKTFLITIGDRTVTGMVARDQMVGPWQIPVADCAVTTASLDSYYGESMSIGERTPVALLDFAASARMAVGEALTNLACSYVQDLKRVKLSANWMSAAGHPGEDAGLYEAVKAVGEELCPALGLTIPVGKDSMSMKTRWQQNGEEREMTSPLSLIISAFGRVEDVRLTVTPELKTTTDNGLLLIDLGQGHNALGGSALAQVYRQLGNKAPDVRDPALLLGFFNTIQKLLSEQKLLAYHDRSDGGLFVTLVEMAFAGHCGINVDISSFDEDTLAALFNEELGAVIQIQGADRQYVEQCFTDAGLAGCVHYLGSATHDDAVIINSRDTVVYNGSRSALRECWAETTWQMQRLRDNEECADQEHEAKKDNQDPGLNVKLTYDIAEDIAAPYIASGVRPKVAVLREQGVNSHVEMAAAWDRAGFDAIDVHMSDLLAGNLSLEQFQALVACGGFSYGDVLGAGEGWAKSILFNNRVRDEFASFFNRPDTLSLGVCNGCQMMSNLHDLIPGAEYWPRFVRNRSERFEARFSLVEIANSPSLLLQDMAGSRMPIAVSHGEGQVETRAPAHLTQLENNALVAMRFVNNYGQVTEQYPANPNGSVNGITAVTSMDGRATIMMPHPERVFRTVSNSWHPENWGEDSPWMRIFRNARKQLG is encoded by the coding sequence ATGGAAATTTTGCGTGGCTCACCGGCACTATCAGCATTTCGTATTACCCGCCTTTTGGCGCTGTTTGCTGAAAAACAGCTCCCTGTAACGGATATCTATGCTGAATATATGCATTTTGCTGAGCTATCAGCCCCATTAAGTGGCAGTGAGCAAGGTAAACTGAGTAGTTTGTTAAAATATGGTCCTTCTCTGGCAGAGCATGAGCCATTTGGAAAACTGATTTTAGTCACCCCACGCCCAGGAACTATCTCTCCTTGGTCTTCTAAAGCAACGGATATCGCGCATAACTGTGGCTTAACACAGGTTAAACGTATTGAACGCGGCGTTGCCTATTATATTCAAGCCGACTCACTGACAAGCGAGCAGTGGGATCTGGTCATCAGTCTGTTACATGACCGCATGATGGAAACGGTTTTTGCCTCTTTTGAACAAGCCGAAGCGCTATTTGTTCAGCAGCAGCCTGCCCCAATGAAAGTGATTGATATTATCGCAGGCGGACGCCAAGCACTCGATACTGCTAACAAAGAGATGGGCTTAGCGTTAGCTGACGATGAAATTGATTATCTATTAGAGGCATTCACAGGGTTAAAACGTAACCCAACGGATGTTGAGCTGTATATGTTTGCGCAAGCAAACTCAGAGCATTGCCGCCATAAAATTTTCAATGCGGATTGGATTATTGATGGGGAAACACAGCCAAAATCCCTGTTTAAAATGATCAAAAATACTTTCGAAAAAACGCCAGATCACGTTCTGTCTGCCTATAAAGATAATGCGGCAGTAATGGAAGGCTCTTCAGTGGGTCGTTTCTTCCCTGAGCCAGATGGACGTACTTATCGTTACCATCAAGAAGATGCACATATTTTGATGAAAGTGGAAACCCACAACCACCCAACGGCAATTTCTCCATGGCCGGGAGCTGCAACTGGTTCTGGCGGTGAAATTCGTGATGAAGGCGCGACAGGTCGCGGTGCAAAACCAAAAGCAGGTTTAGTCGGCTTCTCCGTTTCCAACTTACGTATTCCGGGTTTTGAGCAACCTTGGGAAGAAGATTTTGGCAAGCCAGAGCGTATTGTGACCGCACTCGATATTATGACGGAAGGTCCTTTAGGCGGTGCGGCATTTAACAACGAATTTGGGCGTCCCGCTTTATTAGGTTATTTCCGTACCTATGAAGAGAAAGTTAATAGCCATAATGGTGAAGAATTACGCGGTTACCATAAGCCAATTATGTTAGCAGGCGGTATTGGTAACATCCGTGCAGATCACGTTCAAAAAGGCGAAATTACTGTTGGCGCTAAGCTAATCGTTCTCGGTGGCCCTTCGATGAATATCGGTCTAGGGGGCGGGGCAGCATCATCCATGACATCCGGTCAATCTGCGGCGGATCTTGATTTTGCTTCTGTTCAACGTGACAACGCCGAAATGGAGCGTCGTTGCCAAGAAGTGATCGACAAATGTTGGCAGCTAGGCGATAAAAACCCAATTCTGTTTATTCATGATGTTGGCGCGGGTGGTTTATCCAACGCAATGCCTGAATTGGTGAGCGATGGCGGTCGTGGTGGTCGCTTTGAACTGCGTAAAATTCTGAATGATGAGCCGGGGATGAGCCCATTGGAAGTGTGGTGCAACGAATCCCAAGAGCGCTATGTGATGGCGGTTGCGCCAGAGCAACTCGCCTTATTCACAGAGATTTGTGAGCGTGAACGTGCGCCATTTGCTGTGATCGGTGAAGCAACGGAAGAGCGTCATTTAACCCTTAATGATGAGCACTTTGACAACCAGCCTATCGACATGCCACTGGATGTATTGCTGGGCAAAACGCCGAAGATGCTGCGTGATGTGACGACACTGAAAGCCGAGCCTGAATCACTGGATAGAACCGCTATCGATTTAACTGAAGCTGTTAAGCGTGTTCTGCATTTACCGGCTGTGGCAGAAAAAACCTTCTTAATCACTATCGGTGACCGTACTGTGACGGGTATGGTTGCACGTGACCAAATGGTTGGTCCATGGCAGATCCCAGTCGCTGACTGCGCGGTGACAACCGCAAGTTTGGATAGCTATTATGGTGAATCAATGTCTATTGGCGAAAGAACGCCAGTGGCACTGTTGGATTTTGCCGCTTCTGCGCGTATGGCTGTGGGTGAAGCTCTGACCAACTTAGCTTGTTCTTATGTGCAAGACCTTAAGCGCGTGAAGCTGTCTGCTAACTGGATGTCTGCAGCGGGTCACCCAGGGGAAGACGCGGGCTTGTACGAAGCGGTTAAAGCGGTTGGTGAGGAGCTGTGTCCAGCGTTAGGTTTGACAATCCCAGTGGGTAAAGACTCAATGTCAATGAAGACTCGCTGGCAGCAAAATGGTGAAGAGCGTGAAATGACGTCGCCATTATCATTGATTATCAGTGCATTTGGCCGTGTTGAAGATGTTCGTCTAACGGTCACGCCAGAACTGAAAACTACGACAGATAACGGCTTGTTATTAATCGACCTTGGTCAAGGTCACAATGCGCTTGGTGGTTCTGCACTGGCACAAGTTTACCGTCAGTTAGGTAATAAAGCGCCAGATGTCCGTGATCCAGCGTTGTTGTTAGGTTTCTTTAATACCATCCAAAAACTGTTATCTGAGCAGAAATTACTGGCTTACCATGACCGTTCTGATGGCGGGCTGTTTGTCACATTAGTGGAAATGGCATTTGCGGGTCACTGCGGTATTAACGTGGATATCAGTTCATTTGATGAAGACACTTTAGCGGCGTTGTTCAATGAAGAGCTGGGCGCGGTGATCCAAATCCAAGGTGCGGATCGTCAATATGTAGAGCAATGTTTTACCGATGCGGGCTTAGCAGGCTGCGTTCACTATCTTGGTTCTGCAACTCATGACGATGCGGTGATCATTAATAGCCGTGATACGGTCGTTTACAATGGTTCCCGTAGTGCTCTGCGTGAGTGCTGGGCTGAAACCACATGGCAGATGCAGCGCCTGCGTGATAACGAAGAGTGCGCAGATCAAGAGCATGAAGCGAAGAAAGACAATCAAGACCCGGGTCTGAATGTGAAGCTGACTTACGATATCGCAGAGGATATTGCTGCTCCGTATATCGCGTCTGGCGTTCGTCCTAAAGTGGCTGTGCTGCGTGAGCAAGGGGTTAACTCCCATGTTGAAATGGCAGCGGCATGGGATCGTGCAGGCTTTGATGCTATCGACGTCCACATGAGTGATTTACTGGCGGGTAACTTGTCTCTTGAACAGTTCCAAGCGCTAGTGGCATGCGGTGGTTTCTCATACGGTGACGTATTAGGCGCGGGTGAAGGTTGGGCGAAGTCCATTCTGTTCAATAACCGTGTTCGTGATGAGTTTGCCTCCTTCTTCAACCGCCCAGACACTTTATCATTAGGTGTATGTAATGGTTGCCAGATGATGTCTAATTTGCATGACCTGATCCCTGGTGCTGAGTATTGGCCTCGCTTTGTACGTAACCGTTCAGAGCGCTTTGAAGCGCGCTTCAGCTTAGTGGAAATTGCAAACAGCCCATCATTACTGCTGCAAGATATGGCGGGTTCGCGTATGCCGATTGCTGTTTCTCACGGTGAAGGTCAAGTAGAAACTCGTGCACCAGCTCACTTAACTCAGTTAGAAAATAACGCGCTGGTGGCAATGCGTTTTGTGAATAACTACGGTCAAGTGACGGAGCAATACCCAGCGAACCCGAACGGTTCTGTGAATGGGATTACGGCAGTAACATCAATGGATGGTCGCGCGACTATTATGATGCCGCACCCTGAGCGTGTATTCCGTACGGTAAGCAACTCTTGGCACCCAGAAAACTGGGGTGAAGATAGCCCATGGATGCGCATTTTCCGTAATGCACGTAAGCAATTAGGCTGA
- the mltF gene encoding membrane-bound lytic murein transglycosylase MltF yields the protein MNNLKVNYFIIVVIALLATMIIGSNVRWSNTQNTQIDKIISQGELRISAVSSPLIYIDEQHQLRGFDYELAQGFATYLGIKLKIIIRPTIEQIFEDLDNDDADIAVAGLLYNKDRLDTMKTGPSYLNVTQQLVYRKGTTRPKTFNDLKGKLVVIAGSTHASTLKALSTQYPNLKWEESSDYTPSQLLEMVAEGEIDYTLEDSIAVSLQQRIHPKVAVAFDLRDEHAITWYMSRKHDYSLDAALLDFFNISNQNDSLARLTEKHFSHVESFDYFDTITFISAINNKLPDYQHLFEKYADTVETVDWKLLAAIAWQESHWNPLATSPTGVRGIMMLTKPTAATMGIEDRLDPEGSIKGGAAYLSYIMKRLPDSIAEDDRIWFTLAAYNMGYGHMLDVRKLTQKLGGNPDRWLDVKANLPLLTQPKYYSQLTYGYARGHEAYRYVENIRRYHQSLVGYLQSQEKKQKTLEIAKKSHVYVVVPNENTQLSSYVMPDMVPAKLEVAPKASANLGVFYASENSSARNHSLGKYILAKPTRSSSIDNNVALQKETSIED from the coding sequence TTGAATAACCTAAAAGTTAACTATTTTATTATCGTGGTCATCGCCTTACTTGCCACCATGATCATTGGTTCTAATGTCCGATGGTCGAATACGCAAAATACCCAAATAGACAAAATTATCTCTCAGGGTGAGTTACGTATCAGCGCAGTAAGTTCACCACTTATTTATATTGATGAGCAACATCAGCTACGTGGCTTCGACTACGAACTGGCTCAAGGCTTTGCTACGTACCTAGGAATTAAACTCAAAATTATTATTCGTCCAACTATCGAGCAAATTTTTGAAGATCTCGATAACGACGATGCCGACATCGCTGTGGCAGGGCTGCTGTATAATAAAGACCGTTTGGATACTATGAAAACGGGTCCTAGCTATTTGAATGTGACTCAGCAATTGGTTTACCGTAAAGGCACCACGCGCCCAAAAACCTTTAATGACTTGAAAGGGAAATTAGTGGTTATCGCGGGGAGTACCCATGCAAGCACACTAAAAGCGCTTTCAACGCAATACCCTAATCTTAAGTGGGAAGAAAGCAGCGACTATACACCGAGCCAGTTATTAGAAATGGTGGCCGAAGGTGAGATTGACTACACCCTTGAAGACTCTATTGCCGTCTCTTTGCAGCAACGAATTCACCCGAAAGTCGCTGTCGCATTTGACTTACGTGATGAACATGCCATCACATGGTATATGAGCCGCAAACATGACTATAGCCTAGATGCCGCCCTGCTCGACTTTTTTAATATCAGTAATCAAAATGACTCACTCGCCCGCTTGACCGAGAAACATTTTAGTCACGTCGAATCCTTTGATTATTTTGATACGATTACATTTATAAGTGCCATTAACAATAAATTACCTGATTATCAGCATTTATTTGAGAAGTATGCGGATACTGTCGAGACCGTCGATTGGAAATTATTAGCAGCTATCGCTTGGCAAGAGTCCCACTGGAATCCCCTTGCAACCTCCCCTACTGGTGTTCGTGGGATCATGATGCTTACCAAACCAACTGCGGCAACGATGGGAATTGAAGATAGATTAGACCCAGAAGGAAGCATCAAAGGTGGGGCTGCATATTTGTCGTACATCATGAAACGCTTACCCGACTCTATCGCTGAAGATGACCGTATTTGGTTTACCCTTGCAGCCTATAATATGGGCTATGGGCATATGCTGGATGTGCGTAAATTAACGCAAAAGCTGGGTGGCAATCCTGACCGTTGGCTTGATGTTAAAGCGAATTTGCCCCTGTTAACACAACCAAAATATTATTCTCAGCTCACGTATGGCTATGCCCGAGGACACGAGGCTTATCGTTATGTGGAAAATATTCGCCGCTATCATCAAAGCTTAGTGGGTTATTTGCAGAGTCAGGAGAAAAAACAGAAAACCTTAGAGATTGCGAAGAAATCTCACGTTTATGTCGTGGTACCCAATGAGAATACTCAGCTCTCATCTTATGTGATGCCTGATATGGTGCCAGCAAAATTGGAGGTCGCGCCAAAAGCGTCAGCGAATTTAGGTGTGTTTTATGCCAGTGAAAATAGTAGTGCACGAAATCACTCCCTAGGGAAATATATTCTGGCAAAACCAACACGCTCGAGTTCTATCGATAATAACGTAGCCCTACAAAAGGAAACGTCAATTGAAGACTAG
- the tadA gene encoding tRNA adenosine(34) deaminase TadA gives MTQLEIDEYWMAQALELAIKAQDAGEIPVGALLVKDNQLVAEGWNHSIENHDPTAHAEIVTLQKAGTALQNYRLLDTTLYVTLEPCIMCAGAMIHSRIGRVVYGAKDFKTGACGSFMNIMSQPGLNHYVEVTSGVLEETCSSMLSEFFRMRRAQIKEQRRQEKQAQNPEN, from the coding sequence GTGACGCAATTAGAAATCGACGAGTATTGGATGGCTCAAGCCCTTGAGCTAGCAATAAAAGCTCAAGATGCCGGGGAGATCCCTGTGGGTGCGTTATTGGTCAAAGATAACCAACTCGTGGCAGAAGGCTGGAACCATTCCATTGAAAACCACGACCCTACCGCCCATGCTGAAATTGTTACCTTACAAAAAGCGGGCACCGCGCTACAGAATTACCGCTTATTAGACACAACACTGTATGTCACTTTAGAACCTTGCATTATGTGTGCAGGAGCGATGATCCATAGCCGCATCGGTCGGGTCGTATATGGTGCGAAAGATTTTAAAACGGGAGCATGTGGCTCCTTCATGAATATCATGTCGCAGCCAGGTTTAAATCACTATGTTGAAGTGACGAGTGGTGTACTTGAAGAAACTTGCTCATCCATGCTCAGCGAATTTTTTAGAATGCGCAGAGCACAAATTAAAGAGCAGAGACGTCAAGAAAAACAGGCTCAAAACCCCGAGAACTAG
- the leuE gene encoding leucine efflux protein LeuE yields the protein MFENLGVLNFWTYLAGLVLIIIVPGPNSLYVLKSSTSHGTKAGYRAAIGVFTGDAILIFLSFIGVASVIKASPTLFTIVRYLGAAYLLYLGCKILYATFWQKKSLSAGVEQIEVRKENYFTRALVLSLTNPKAILFYISFFIQFIDFNYSHAWVPYMVLAVILETVSFLYLSLLIFSGYLIARFLREKQILAKLGNCTVGAFFMGFAAKLAIFSN from the coding sequence ATGTTTGAAAATCTAGGGGTATTGAATTTCTGGACTTACTTAGCGGGATTGGTGCTTATCATCATTGTACCTGGTCCAAACTCACTGTATGTATTAAAATCAAGTACTTCACATGGGACTAAAGCGGGATATCGTGCTGCAATCGGTGTTTTCACTGGTGATGCAATACTGATTTTTCTTTCATTCATTGGTGTTGCCTCGGTCATCAAAGCCTCTCCAACACTGTTTACTATCGTAAGATACTTAGGGGCTGCTTATCTTTTGTACTTAGGATGCAAAATCCTATATGCAACCTTTTGGCAAAAAAAATCGTTATCAGCAGGGGTAGAGCAGATTGAAGTAAGAAAAGAAAATTACTTTACTCGAGCTTTGGTACTTAGCTTAACGAACCCGAAAGCGATTTTGTTCTATATCTCGTTCTTTATTCAATTTATTGACTTCAATTATAGCCATGCTTGGGTTCCGTACATGGTATTAGCGGTTATCTTAGAAACGGTTAGCTTCTTGTATCTAAGCTTATTGATATTCAGTGGCTACTTGATAGCCCGCTTTTTACGGGAAAAGCAGATTTTGGCGAAACTGGGAAATTGTACTGTAGGTGCATTCTTTATGGGGTTCGCTGCGAAACTTGCCATTTTTAGTAATTAG
- a CDS encoding XRE family transcriptional regulator: protein MAFIRRTVQTNIFEEFYPTTLAFNAGKKNYFLGHSKDKSYMIYNMTDAGKIEPTVVVQKGKLKTYLQNIQAFYDTTQNKQYLYGYNLDEKVIDVYQIADNASIALMYSEEFTVEDSIKSATFFIINGVLCFYTQSDKTKNWYIYNLINY from the coding sequence ATGGCTTTTATTAGAAGAACCGTGCAAACAAATATCTTTGAAGAGTTTTACCCAACGACACTCGCATTCAATGCTGGTAAGAAAAACTATTTCTTAGGGCACTCAAAAGACAAGTCCTACATGATCTACAACATGACAGACGCAGGGAAAATCGAACCCACTGTCGTTGTACAAAAAGGGAAATTAAAAACGTACCTGCAAAATATTCAAGCCTTCTACGACACGACTCAAAACAAGCAATATTTATACGGTTATAATCTCGATGAGAAAGTTATCGATGTCTATCAAATCGCTGATAATGCCAGTATCGCGCTGATGTATTCTGAGGAGTTCACCGTTGAAGATTCTATAAAGTCAGCAACTTTCTTCATCATTAATGGCGTGCTGTGCTTCTATACGCAATCTGATAAAACTAAGAACTGGTATATCTACAACTTAATTAATTATTAA
- a CDS encoding YfhL family 4Fe-4S dicluster ferredoxin, which produces MALLITKKCINCDMCEPECPNDAIFMGSEIYEIDSNLCTECVGHYDKPTCQSVCPITNTIITDPEHVESQEQLWDKFVMIHHADKI; this is translated from the coding sequence ATGGCACTATTAATTACTAAAAAATGCATTAACTGCGATATGTGTGAACCCGAATGCCCAAATGATGCAATTTTCATGGGGTCGGAAATCTATGAAATAGATTCTAACTTGTGTACTGAATGCGTTGGGCACTATGATAAACCCACTTGCCAGTCAGTTTGCCCCATAACTAATACGATTATTACAGACCCTGAGCATGTTGAATCCCAAGAACAACTCTGGGATAAATTTGTCATGATCCATCACGCCGATAAAATCTAA
- the acpS gene encoding holo-ACP synthase → MAIVGLGTDIVEITRIESVIERSADSLAKRILTEHEYAQYQQQAKPARFLAKRFAVKEAAAKALGTGIRNGLAFNQFEITNDELGKPLLSLSGEALKLANNLKATHFHVSITDERHYAAATVIIESL, encoded by the coding sequence ATGGCTATTGTAGGTTTAGGTACAGATATTGTTGAGATTACGCGTATTGAATCTGTCATTGAGCGCTCCGCTGATAGCTTAGCGAAGCGTATTTTAACAGAACATGAATATGCACAATATCAGCAACAAGCTAAGCCTGCGCGTTTTCTTGCTAAGCGATTTGCAGTGAAAGAAGCGGCGGCTAAGGCATTAGGTACGGGGATCCGTAATGGTTTGGCTTTTAATCAGTTTGAAATCACAAACGATGAGCTAGGTAAACCGTTACTTTCACTGAGCGGTGAGGCGCTAAAACTAGCCAATAATTTAAAAGCCACGCATTTTCATGTTTCGATTACTGATGAGCGGCACTATGCGGCTGCAACAGTGATTATTGAAAGTCTGTAG
- the pdxJ gene encoding pyridoxine 5'-phosphate synthase, with translation MAELLLGVNIDHIATVRNARGTQYPDPVQAAFVAEQAGADGITIHLREDRRHITDRDVELLNQTIQTRMNLEMAVTEEMIDIACRIKPTYCCLVPEKREEVTTEGGLDVAGQKQKVASAVKRLTEAGILVSLFIDADHEQIDAAQECGAPFIEIHTGAYADAKTEQEQDLEFRRIRDGVSYAAGKGIKVNAGHGLTYHNVQRIAALPEIYELNIGHAIIGRALFSGLAQAVSDMKSLLTEARK, from the coding sequence ATGGCTGAGCTGTTATTGGGTGTTAACATTGACCACATTGCAACTGTTAGAAATGCAAGAGGAACACAATATCCTGACCCTGTTCAAGCGGCATTTGTTGCTGAGCAAGCTGGAGCCGACGGGATCACTATTCACTTACGTGAAGATCGCCGCCATATTACCGATAGAGACGTTGAACTGCTCAACCAAACCATTCAAACGCGCATGAACCTTGAAATGGCAGTCACGGAAGAGATGATTGACATTGCTTGTCGTATTAAGCCGACTTATTGCTGCTTAGTTCCAGAAAAGCGTGAAGAGGTGACTACTGAAGGTGGGCTTGATGTTGCAGGGCAAAAACAAAAAGTCGCATCCGCAGTAAAACGACTGACCGAAGCCGGTATTTTAGTCTCTTTATTTATCGATGCGGATCATGAACAAATTGATGCTGCTCAAGAGTGTGGTGCACCATTTATTGAAATTCACACAGGCGCATACGCGGATGCTAAAACTGAACAAGAGCAAGATCTTGAATTTCGTCGTATTCGTGATGGCGTAAGCTATGCAGCGGGTAAAGGCATTAAAGTGAATGCGGGACATGGATTGACTTACCATAATGTTCAACGTATCGCAGCACTGCCTGAAATTTATGAACTGAATATCGGGCACGCGATTATTGGCCGAGCTCTGTTTAGTGGTCTAGCTCAAGCTGTATCCGACATGAAAAGCTTACTCACAGAAGCGCGTAAATAA
- the recO gene encoding DNA repair protein RecO: protein MSGWQRAFVLHSRPYSETSLLIDFFTEGEGKIRLLAKGARRNRSPLRGCLQPFTPLLIRWSGKGEIKTLINADPVSLALPLSGTVLYSGLYLNELTARVIEFGTPYSSLFFDYLNCLQVLAGSERTPESALRQFELALLSYLGYGVDFLHCAGSGEPVSDTMTYRYREEKGFIGSLIVDQLTFTGKQLRALAEREFPDADTLKAAKRFTRMALKPYLGGKPLKSRELFRQFIIPSQNMAKS, encoded by the coding sequence GTGAGTGGTTGGCAACGCGCGTTTGTGCTCCATTCCCGTCCTTACAGTGAAACGAGTCTATTGATTGACTTTTTCACGGAAGGGGAAGGAAAAATTCGTTTGCTAGCAAAGGGTGCGAGACGCAACCGCTCACCATTAAGAGGCTGCTTGCAGCCTTTTACACCTTTGTTGATCCGTTGGAGTGGCAAAGGTGAAATCAAAACCCTCATCAATGCTGATCCTGTCTCTCTTGCTCTCCCTCTTAGTGGCACTGTTTTATATAGTGGTTTATACCTTAATGAACTTACCGCTCGGGTTATTGAGTTTGGCACACCGTATTCATCTCTATTTTTTGATTACCTCAATTGCTTGCAAGTTTTAGCCGGAAGTGAACGCACGCCTGAATCTGCTTTACGCCAGTTCGAGCTCGCTTTGCTGTCTTATCTCGGTTACGGCGTAGATTTTTTACATTGTGCGGGCAGTGGTGAGCCAGTTTCAGACACCATGACCTACCGTTACCGTGAAGAAAAAGGGTTTATTGGCAGCCTGATTGTTGACCAACTCACATTCACGGGTAAGCAATTAAGAGCGTTAGCCGAACGCGAATTCCCAGATGCGGACACCTTAAAAGCCGCTAAACGGTTTACCCGCATGGCACTGAAACCTTACCTTGGCGGTAAACCCCTTAAAAGCCGTGAACTCTTCAGGCAATTTATTATCCCTTCTCAGAATATGGCGAAGTCATAA
- the era gene encoding GTPase Era, giving the protein MSELQSHCGFVAIVGRPNVGKSTLLNQLLGQKVSITSRKPQTTRHRIMGIHTEDNYQIIYVDTPGLHIEEKRAINRLMNRAASSSIGDVELVIFVVEGTHWTPDDEMVLNKLSSLRCPVILAINKIDNVVDKTSLLPHIGMISQKMNFLDVVPISAEKGTGVDTIAKIVKQHIPEAIHHFPEDYITDRSQRFMASEIIREKLMRFLGDELPYSVTVEIEQFKEMDKGGYHINGLILVEREGQKKMVIGNKGSKLKTIGTEARIDMERLFETKVHLELWVKVKSGWADDERALRSLGYVDDLK; this is encoded by the coding sequence ATGAGTGAATTACAATCCCACTGTGGTTTTGTTGCCATAGTTGGACGACCAAATGTTGGGAAATCAACACTGTTAAATCAGTTACTGGGGCAAAAAGTCTCGATCACATCGAGAAAGCCACAGACAACTCGCCACCGTATTATGGGGATCCATACAGAAGATAATTACCAAATTATCTATGTTGATACCCCAGGTCTTCATATTGAAGAAAAAAGAGCAATTAACCGTTTGATGAACCGCGCAGCATCCAGCTCTATTGGCGATGTTGAATTGGTTATTTTTGTGGTTGAAGGTACCCATTGGACACCTGATGATGAAATGGTGCTGAACAAGCTATCTAGCTTGCGTTGCCCAGTCATTTTGGCGATCAACAAAATTGATAATGTGGTGGATAAAACCAGCTTACTGCCACACATCGGTATGATCAGCCAAAAAATGAATTTCTTGGACGTGGTGCCAATCAGTGCAGAAAAAGGCACTGGCGTTGATACCATCGCGAAGATTGTGAAGCAGCACATCCCTGAAGCTATTCACCACTTCCCTGAAGACTATATTACAGACCGCTCTCAGCGTTTTATGGCCTCTGAAATTATTCGTGAAAAACTGATGCGTTTCTTAGGTGACGAGCTACCATACTCAGTGACTGTTGAAATTGAACAGTTTAAAGAGATGGATAAGGGTGGCTACCATATTAACGGACTGATCTTAGTTGAGCGTGAAGGTCAGAAAAAAATGGTTATCGGTAATAAAGGTAGCAAGCTGAAAACCATTGGTACCGAAGCTCGTATTGATATGGAACGTCTGTTTGAAACTAAAGTTCACTTAGAGCTTTGGGTTAAAGTTAAATCCGGTTGGGCAGATGACGAAAGAGCACTGCGCAGTCTGGGCTATGTTGACGATTTAAAATAA